A region from the uncultured Holophaga sp. genome encodes:
- a CDS encoding MBL fold metallo-hydrolase has translation MLEVTLLVDSHAADPELQVEHGLSFLVQCDGEVILFDTGASGAWLANARHLGLPVERIGHLVLSHGHRDHTGGVAELLELIPEVEVCMHPRALVPRCSRHPGLAPRPLGFPARSWQALAPRADRIRWSTAPMALAPGIGVSGPIPRRHPQELHSGPFFLDTHGQTEDLLEDDQALWIRTPEGLVVVLGCTHAGLANTLDHLRELTGERRIRAVLGGLHLAKADPERLAFTAARLQEAAPGEILACHCSGEAAALALGCRWMAAGETWVI, from the coding sequence GTGCTTGAGGTCACCCTCCTCGTCGACAGCCACGCAGCGGATCCGGAGCTCCAGGTCGAGCATGGCCTGAGCTTCCTGGTCCAGTGCGACGGAGAGGTCATCCTCTTCGACACCGGAGCCTCGGGGGCCTGGCTGGCCAATGCCCGCCATCTCGGGCTCCCGGTGGAGCGCATCGGACATCTTGTGCTGAGTCACGGCCACCGGGACCACACCGGGGGCGTGGCCGAGCTCCTGGAGCTGATCCCGGAAGTGGAGGTCTGCATGCACCCCAGGGCCCTCGTACCGCGCTGCAGCCGCCATCCGGGCTTGGCCCCCAGGCCCCTGGGCTTCCCCGCCCGCTCCTGGCAGGCCCTGGCTCCGAGGGCGGACCGTATCCGTTGGAGTACGGCCCCCATGGCGCTTGCGCCGGGCATCGGTGTCTCGGGCCCCATTCCCCGGCGGCATCCCCAGGAGCTGCACTCGGGGCCCTTCTTCCTGGACACCCATGGGCAAACCGAGGACCTGCTGGAAGACGACCAGGCCCTCTGGATCCGTACCCCGGAAGGCCTTGTCGTGGTGCTGGGCTGCACCCACGCCGGACTCGCCAACACCCTGGATCACCTCCGGGAGCTGACCGGGGAACGGAGGATCCGGGCTGTCCTCGGAGGACTGCACCTTGCGAAGGCCGACCCAGAACGCCTCGCCTTCACCGCCGCCCGCCTGCAGGAGGCGGCCCCAGGTGAGATCCTCGCCTGCCACTGCTCGGGAGAAGCGGCAGCCCTGGCGCTGGGCTGCCGCTGGATGGCGGCCGGTGAGACCTGGGTAATCTGA
- a CDS encoding NifB/NifX family molybdenum-iron cluster-binding protein, protein MSNSTRIAIPSALPGGLQAGLGQHFGHCDLYTIVDVEGGKVTAVSTLPNVPHQQGGCMAPVQHLASNGVNALIAGGMGLRPLMGFNQVGIEVYHGGIAEDVDSAVKSWLLGALPRFTRDQTCGGH, encoded by the coding sequence ATGAGCAACAGCACCCGCATCGCCATCCCCTCCGCCCTGCCCGGCGGTCTCCAGGCCGGTCTCGGTCAGCACTTCGGCCACTGCGACCTCTACACCATCGTGGATGTGGAGGGCGGCAAGGTCACCGCCGTCAGCACCCTGCCCAATGTCCCCCACCAGCAGGGTGGTTGCATGGCCCCCGTCCAGCACCTGGCCTCCAACGGGGTCAACGCCCTCATCGCCGGGGGCATGGGCCTGCGGCCCCTGATGGGCTTCAACCAGGTGGGCATCGAGGTCTACCACGGTGGTATTGCCGAGGATGTGGACAGCGCGGTCAAGTCCTGGCTGCTGGGCGCCCTGCCCCGTTTCACACGCGACCAGACCTGCGGCGGGCACTGA
- a CDS encoding FAD/NAD(P)-binding oxidoreductase encodes MTPRVVVLGAGVAGHTAAAFLKKWLGSGGEVTVISPRPDYNWIPSNVWVGVGLLKEKQVLFPLAPIYAKAGIRFIQAKATAIHPEGSGAIPEPFVAYEGPEGAGQVPYDFLINATGPRLAFESTPGLGPDQGGYSHSVCTAPHATHASAALDEVVARMKAGEKQRFLVGTGHGLCTCQGAAFEYIVNLEFNLRARGVRDMAEITYVSNEYEVGDFGMGGVHIPRGGYITPSRIFTESLFAERGIRWITQAHTKAVEKDRIHMEFLDGGEGEEGYDFAMLLPPFKGVGLKAFDREGMEITDRLFAPSGFMKVDGDYTPKPYEQWRAGDWPRTYQSQAYPNLFAAGIAFAPPHPISRPRQSPNGTSITPAPPRTGMPSAMIAKAVARSIVDMIHGAAEPTQRASMAEMGAACVASAGANPFTGTAATITVYPIVPDFERFPDYGRDPALTFGEIGLAGHWIKILLHHMFIYKAKMLPFWSLIPE; translated from the coding sequence ATGACTCCACGGGTCGTGGTTCTGGGCGCTGGCGTGGCGGGGCACACCGCCGCGGCCTTCCTCAAGAAGTGGCTGGGGTCCGGGGGCGAGGTCACGGTCATCTCCCCGAGACCGGACTACAACTGGATTCCCTCCAACGTCTGGGTTGGTGTGGGCCTCCTCAAGGAAAAGCAGGTGCTCTTCCCCCTGGCCCCCATCTATGCCAAGGCCGGCATCCGCTTCATCCAGGCCAAGGCCACGGCCATCCATCCAGAGGGGAGCGGCGCCATTCCCGAGCCCTTCGTGGCCTACGAGGGTCCCGAGGGCGCGGGCCAGGTCCCCTACGACTTCCTCATCAACGCCACGGGGCCCCGCCTGGCCTTCGAGAGCACGCCGGGCCTGGGACCTGACCAGGGCGGCTACAGCCACTCAGTCTGCACCGCCCCCCATGCAACCCATGCCTCCGCCGCCCTGGACGAGGTCGTGGCCCGCATGAAAGCCGGTGAGAAGCAGCGCTTCCTCGTGGGCACCGGGCACGGTCTCTGTACCTGCCAGGGGGCCGCCTTCGAGTACATCGTCAACCTGGAGTTCAATCTGCGGGCCCGGGGAGTCCGGGACATGGCCGAGATCACCTACGTCAGCAATGAGTACGAGGTGGGCGACTTCGGCATGGGCGGGGTCCACATCCCCAGGGGGGGCTACATCACCCCCAGCCGGATCTTCACCGAGTCCCTCTTCGCAGAGCGTGGGATCCGCTGGATCACCCAGGCCCACACCAAGGCCGTGGAAAAGGACCGGATCCACATGGAGTTCCTCGATGGCGGGGAAGGCGAGGAGGGCTATGACTTCGCCATGCTCCTGCCCCCCTTCAAGGGGGTCGGGCTGAAGGCCTTCGACCGGGAAGGGATGGAGATCACGGATCGCCTCTTCGCCCCCAGCGGCTTCATGAAGGTGGACGGCGACTACACTCCCAAACCCTACGAGCAGTGGCGGGCCGGAGACTGGCCAAGGACCTATCAGAGCCAGGCCTACCCCAACCTCTTCGCGGCAGGCATCGCCTTCGCCCCTCCGCACCCCATCTCACGCCCCCGTCAGAGCCCCAACGGCACCAGCATCACCCCCGCCCCTCCCCGGACCGGCATGCCCAGCGCCATGATCGCCAAGGCCGTCGCCCGCAGCATCGTCGACATGATCCATGGCGCTGCGGAGCCGACCCAGCGGGCCTCCATGGCAGAGATGGGCGCGGCCTGCGTGGCCTCCGCCGGGGCCAACCCCTTCACCGGCACTGCAGCGACCATCACCGTCTACCCCATCGTGCCTGACTTCGAGCGCTTCCCCGACTATGGTCGGGATCCGGCCCTGACCTTCGGCGAGATCGGACTGGCGGGGCACTGGATCAAGATCCTGCTGCACCACATGTTCATCTACAAGGCCAAGATGCTGCCCTTCTGGTCCCTCATCCCGGAGTGA
- the bioB gene encoding biotin synthase BioB, with protein MTRAAPSPGSIRAIHDLPFPELVRRAMETHRQHWDPLQLQLCVLDALKTGACSEDCAYCAQSAHHVTELKPDPLKDTERVLEGARRALQSGASRYCMATSGRALPEGPDFERVLEIIGRVADLGLEPCVSLGLITASQARRLKSAGCAIYNHNLDSSRAVYERIVSTHTFDERLGTIRAVRDAGLQVCCGGILGLGESVEDRVHFLHELASLDPLPDAIPLNILVPIPGTPLEGMPPVSPIEVIRMVASARILFPTSRIRLAAGRSSLSQEAQALAFLCGANSIFTGEKLLTTPGSSAEADHSLLASLGMSLEATAAPQPIQPAGRLPAAPDRGGHHATI; from the coding sequence ATGACCCGGGCCGCGCCTTCTCCCGGCAGCATCCGGGCCATCCACGACCTCCCCTTCCCCGAACTGGTCCGCCGGGCCATGGAGACCCACCGCCAGCACTGGGACCCCCTCCAGCTCCAGCTCTGCGTCCTGGACGCCCTGAAGACCGGTGCCTGCTCCGAAGACTGCGCCTACTGTGCCCAGAGCGCCCACCACGTCACCGAGCTCAAGCCCGATCCCCTCAAGGACACGGAGCGGGTGCTCGAAGGGGCCCGCAGGGCCCTCCAGTCGGGTGCCAGCCGCTACTGCATGGCCACCTCGGGCCGGGCCCTCCCCGAGGGCCCTGACTTCGAGCGGGTCCTGGAGATCATTGGCCGGGTCGCGGACCTGGGCCTGGAGCCCTGCGTCAGCCTGGGGCTCATCACAGCGTCCCAGGCCCGTCGCCTGAAGTCCGCCGGATGCGCCATCTACAACCACAACCTGGACAGCAGCCGGGCGGTCTACGAGCGGATCGTCTCCACCCACACCTTCGACGAGCGTCTGGGCACCATCCGGGCGGTCCGGGACGCGGGCCTCCAGGTCTGCTGCGGCGGAATCCTGGGCCTGGGCGAGTCCGTGGAGGACAGGGTCCACTTCCTCCACGAGCTGGCCAGCCTGGACCCCCTTCCCGATGCCATCCCCCTGAACATCCTGGTGCCCATCCCGGGGACCCCCCTGGAGGGGATGCCCCCGGTGTCGCCTATCGAGGTCATCCGCATGGTGGCCAGCGCCCGCATCCTCTTCCCCACCAGCCGCATCCGGCTGGCCGCAGGGCGGAGCAGCCTGAGCCAGGAGGCCCAGGCCCTGGCCTTCCTGTGCGGCGCCAACTCGATCTTCACCGGGGAGAAGCTCCTCACCACCCCGGGGAGCTCCGCAGAAGCTGACCACAGCCTTCTGGCCTCCCTGGGGATGTCCCTGGAGGCCACTGCGGCACCCCAGCCCATCCAACCCGCGGGGAGGCTCCCCGCCGCTCCCGATAGAGGAGGACACCATGCCACGATATGA
- a CDS encoding ATP-binding protein, which translates to MREIVVISGKGGTGKTSLTAAFAHLAQSKVICDLDVDAPDLHLLLGPSPERQGAFLSGNEAIIDLATCRSCGLCLEKCRFGAITREGDTFRVDATRCEGCKVCVALCPRSAIDFQDRLCGSWYESGTRFGPMVHAQLFPGQENSGQLVTLLKKKARDLAEAHGLDLILSDGSPGIGCPVIASLSQASLAVIVTEPTPSGIHDLERVASLCDHFRIRVAVIVNKWDLHPGKTEAIEQLCTARGYALAGRLPHDTVVAQAMVQRKAITELEDHPFAGEVRQIWTRLNTL; encoded by the coding sequence ATGCGTGAGATCGTCGTCATCAGCGGCAAGGGGGGCACCGGCAAGACCTCCCTCACCGCAGCCTTCGCCCACCTGGCCCAGTCGAAGGTCATCTGTGATCTGGATGTGGACGCCCCCGATCTCCACCTCCTCCTGGGGCCCAGCCCCGAGCGGCAGGGGGCCTTCCTCTCGGGCAACGAAGCCATCATCGACCTGGCAACCTGCAGAAGCTGCGGGCTCTGCCTGGAGAAGTGCCGATTCGGGGCCATCACCCGCGAGGGGGACACCTTCAGGGTGGATGCGACCCGCTGCGAGGGCTGCAAGGTCTGTGTCGCCCTCTGTCCCCGCAGTGCCATCGACTTCCAGGACCGGCTCTGCGGGTCATGGTACGAGAGCGGAACCCGCTTCGGCCCCATGGTCCACGCCCAGCTCTTCCCGGGGCAGGAGAACTCCGGGCAACTGGTCACCCTGCTCAAGAAGAAGGCTCGGGATCTGGCCGAGGCCCACGGGCTGGACCTGATCCTGAGTGATGGGTCTCCGGGGATCGGCTGCCCGGTCATCGCCTCCCTCTCCCAGGCCAGCTTGGCTGTCATCGTGACCGAACCGACCCCCTCTGGGATCCATGACCTGGAGCGGGTGGCCAGCCTCTGCGACCACTTCCGGATACGGGTGGCGGTGATCGTCAACAAGTGGGACCTGCACCCGGGGAAGACGGAGGCCATCGAGCAGCTCTGCACGGCTCGGGGCTATGCCCTGGCAGGGCGGCTGCCCCACGACACCGTTGTGGCCCAGGCCATGGTCCAGCGGAAAGCCATCACCGAGCTGGAAGATCATCCCTTTGCCGGAGAGGTCCGGCAGATCTGGACGCGTTTGAACACTTTATAA
- a CDS encoding PaaI family thioesterase, translating to MDSTPLALDQTRLEETRGALHEHCVVCWDRHPFGLKVAYRAVDERTVEGTFACGKSYEGYADVLHGGIVAGLLDGAMANCLLAMGVEAYTVDLRLRFRGAVRTGEEALIRGHWVRSAGPLHLLQATLSQGGKPLVSARAKFFKGRPGPGGGRLAEGTATRELIRASMGGLR from the coding sequence ATGGACAGCACACCCCTCGCCCTGGACCAGACCCGCCTCGAGGAAACCCGGGGAGCCCTCCACGAGCACTGCGTGGTCTGCTGGGACCGCCACCCCTTCGGCCTCAAGGTGGCGTACCGGGCCGTGGACGAGCGGACGGTGGAGGGCACCTTCGCCTGTGGCAAGTCCTATGAGGGCTATGCCGATGTCCTGCACGGCGGCATCGTCGCCGGCCTGCTGGACGGAGCCATGGCCAACTGCCTCCTGGCCATGGGGGTGGAGGCCTACACGGTGGACCTCCGCCTGCGCTTCCGGGGCGCCGTCCGGACCGGGGAGGAGGCCCTCATCCGGGGACACTGGGTCCGGAGTGCCGGCCCCCTCCACCTCCTCCAAGCCACCCTCTCCCAGGGGGGCAAGCCCCTGGTGAGCGCCCGGGCCAAGTTCTTCAAGGGTCGGCCTGGCCCGGGGGGTGGGCGGCTGGCCGAGGGGACGGCCACCCGGGAGCTGATCCGGGCCTCCATGGGAGGCCTGCGATGA
- a CDS encoding DUF134 domain-containing protein, with product MPRRPCCKRVESTPEVCYFKPRGVPMASLEEVTLRMEELEALRLAHLEGLYQKEAAESMGVSRATFGRVLEAAHIKVAKALVEGCALRIDGGSYTVKAPEETAD from the coding sequence TTGCCCCGTCGCCCCTGCTGCAAGCGTGTCGAGTCCACGCCCGAGGTCTGCTACTTCAAGCCGCGGGGGGTTCCCATGGCCTCCCTGGAGGAAGTCACGCTGCGGATGGAGGAGCTCGAGGCCCTCCGTCTCGCCCACCTGGAGGGGCTTTACCAGAAGGAGGCCGCCGAATCCATGGGGGTCTCCCGGGCCACCTTCGGACGAGTCCTGGAAGCGGCCCACATCAAGGTCGCCAAGGCCCTTGTGGAGGGCTGCGCCCTGCGGATCGACGGCGGAAGCTACACCGTGAAGGCCCCGGAGGAGACGGCGGACTGA
- a CDS encoding ATP-binding protein, whose product MIVAIASGKGGTGKTSVSASLAAVWERPCLAVDLDVEEPNLHLFLEPRLLSTETVTLEVPVLDETRCTLCGACKEFCQFKAIALFGKNLMVMPDMCHGCGGCFEVCPTGALQRGSRELGVMEIGHSRGSIPCLTGRLRIGESMSPPLMRHIRRRMLEMGTDMNADILIDAPPGVSCPAMNAVQDSDVILLVTEPTPFGFHDFQLAWEAFAPLGKPMGVVVNRAGLGDDRVYAFCTEKGLPILAEIPYRREIAEHYARGGLLAEIDREMSLCFARLHEGLDRIHRGVAHA is encoded by the coding sequence ATGATCGTCGCCATCGCCAGCGGCAAGGGCGGCACCGGCAAGACCAGCGTGAGCGCCTCCCTCGCCGCCGTCTGGGAGCGTCCCTGCCTGGCGGTGGACCTGGATGTGGAGGAGCCCAACCTCCACCTCTTCCTGGAACCCCGCCTGCTCTCGACCGAGACCGTGACCCTGGAGGTCCCGGTGCTGGACGAGACGCGCTGCACCCTCTGCGGCGCCTGCAAGGAGTTCTGCCAGTTCAAGGCCATCGCCCTCTTCGGGAAGAACCTGATGGTCATGCCGGACATGTGCCACGGCTGCGGGGGCTGCTTCGAGGTCTGTCCCACGGGCGCCCTGCAGCGGGGCAGCCGGGAGCTGGGCGTCATGGAGATCGGCCACAGCCGGGGAAGCATCCCCTGTCTGACAGGGAGACTCCGCATCGGGGAGTCCATGAGCCCGCCCCTGATGCGGCACATCCGGCGCCGCATGCTGGAGATGGGCACCGACATGAACGCCGACATCCTCATCGATGCCCCTCCGGGGGTGAGTTGCCCGGCCATGAACGCCGTCCAGGACAGTGATGTGATCCTCCTGGTCACCGAGCCCACCCCCTTCGGGTTCCATGACTTCCAGCTCGCCTGGGAGGCCTTCGCCCCCCTGGGCAAGCCCATGGGGGTGGTGGTGAACCGGGCGGGCCTCGGCGACGACAGGGTCTATGCCTTCTGCACCGAGAAGGGGCTTCCGATCCTGGCCGAGATCCCCTACCGCCGGGAGATCGCCGAGCACTATGCCCGGGGCGGCCTCCTGGCCGAGATCGACCGGGAGATGTCCCTCTGCTTCGCCAGGCTCCATGAAGGCCTGGACCGCATCCACCGGGGAGTAGCCCATGCGTGA
- a CDS encoding NifB/NifX family molybdenum-iron cluster-binding protein produces the protein MTRIAITSEGPTLQDAVDPRFGRAGGFMVVDSETLESTYVDNGSTQTLAQGAGIQAAENISRAGAEVLLTGFVGPKAFAALQAAGIRVAQNLENLTVGEAVARFRAGQVEFAQAPNSEARA, from the coding sequence ATGACCCGCATCGCCATCACCAGCGAAGGTCCCACGCTCCAGGATGCCGTAGACCCCCGCTTCGGCCGGGCCGGTGGCTTTATGGTGGTGGACTCCGAGACCCTCGAATCCACTTATGTCGACAACGGATCCACTCAGACCCTGGCCCAGGGGGCAGGGATCCAGGCTGCGGAGAACATCTCCAGGGCCGGGGCAGAGGTCCTGCTGACCGGGTTCGTGGGCCCCAAGGCCTTCGCCGCCCTCCAGGCTGCAGGCATCCGGGTGGCCCAGAACCTGGAGAACCTGACGGTGGGTGAGGCGGTAGCCCGATTCAGGGCCGGACAGGTCGAGTTCGCGCAGGCCCCCAACAGCGAGGCCCGGGCATGA
- a CDS encoding DUF5320 domain-containing protein produces the protein MPRYDGTGPMGQGSRTGFGRGNCAPRPTHASDSPGAAPLTPTPGQGLRRGGGRGMGPCGCGQRRGPGGCNGR, from the coding sequence ATGCCACGATATGACGGTACCGGCCCCATGGGCCAGGGCAGCAGGACCGGCTTCGGCAGAGGCAACTGCGCCCCCCGCCCGACACACGCCAGCGACAGCCCAGGGGCAGCCCCCCTGACGCCCACCCCCGGGCAGGGACTCCGTCGCGGTGGAGGCCGCGGCATGGGTCCCTGCGGTTGCGGACAGCGCCGGGGCCCGGGCGGCTGCAACGGGCGCTGA
- a CDS encoding P-loop NTPase produces the protein MSEWNPIPTRIRPENFGPMKGANAHARFTGPCGDTMEFWLFMEGVHIREASFTTDGCDTSVACGSVAAHLSIDRSLGEMKSFRPEEVLEALGWQEQEEAQHCALLATRTLGMALAEHEARLKVEAEPETGASCGQGGCSSECCESCGTPCSESRAAQPSLAGPDRVRQRILVLSGKGGVGKSTVATNLAMALASQGLMTGLLDVDIHGPSVPKLLGLEGESLLSEGEDLLPVELGNLKVMSLGFALGADQPAIWRGPMKAGVVEQFVKKVQWGELDVLVVDCPPGTGDEHLSLQQALGRIDGAVIVTTPQEVAVLDARKAVSFCRAAQIPLLGVVENMSGFTCPHCATVTPIFQEAGGQRMAEDMGLPFLGSLALDPKVGSDGDGGKPRLYASADFERVLQALMGELEACGA, from the coding sequence ATGAGCGAATGGAACCCCATCCCCACCCGGATCCGCCCCGAGAACTTCGGCCCCATGAAAGGGGCCAACGCCCACGCCCGCTTCACGGGTCCCTGTGGCGACACCATGGAGTTCTGGCTCTTCATGGAGGGGGTCCACATCCGCGAAGCCAGCTTCACCACCGATGGCTGTGACACCTCGGTGGCCTGCGGCAGCGTGGCCGCCCACCTCTCCATCGACCGCTCCCTGGGCGAGATGAAGAGCTTCCGTCCCGAAGAGGTCCTGGAGGCCCTGGGGTGGCAGGAGCAGGAGGAGGCCCAGCACTGTGCCCTCCTGGCCACGCGGACCCTCGGCATGGCCCTGGCCGAGCACGAAGCCCGCCTCAAGGTCGAGGCCGAGCCCGAGACCGGCGCCTCGTGCGGCCAGGGCGGCTGCAGCTCCGAGTGCTGCGAGAGTTGCGGCACACCCTGCTCCGAGAGCCGGGCGGCCCAGCCCTCCCTTGCCGGGCCGGATCGCGTCCGCCAGCGCATCCTGGTCCTCTCCGGCAAGGGAGGGGTGGGCAAGAGCACCGTCGCCACCAACCTGGCCATGGCCCTGGCCTCCCAGGGACTGATGACCGGACTCCTGGATGTGGACATCCACGGTCCCAGCGTCCCCAAGCTCCTGGGCCTGGAGGGCGAGTCCCTCCTGTCCGAGGGAGAGGATCTGCTCCCCGTGGAGCTGGGCAACCTGAAGGTCATGTCCCTGGGCTTCGCCCTGGGCGCCGACCAGCCCGCCATCTGGCGCGGTCCCATGAAGGCCGGGGTGGTGGAGCAGTTCGTGAAGAAGGTGCAGTGGGGCGAGCTCGATGTCCTGGTGGTGGACTGCCCCCCCGGCACCGGCGACGAGCACCTCTCACTCCAGCAGGCCCTGGGCCGGATCGATGGCGCGGTCATCGTCACCACTCCCCAGGAGGTGGCGGTACTGGACGCCCGCAAGGCCGTCTCCTTCTGCCGGGCCGCCCAGATCCCCCTCCTGGGTGTGGTCGAGAACATGAGCGGCTTCACCTGCCCCCACTGCGCCACGGTGACGCCCATCTTCCAGGAGGCCGGTGGCCAGCGCATGGCCGAGGATATGGGTCTTCCCTTCCTGGGGAGTCTGGCCCTGGATCCCAAGGTCGGGAGCGATGGGGACGGCGGCAAGCCCCGCCTCTACGCCAGTGCCGACTTCGAACGGGTGCTCCAGGCCCTCATGGGTGAGCTGGAAGCCTGCGGCGCTTGA
- the pdxH gene encoding pyridoxamine 5'-phosphate oxidase produces MHPETDPLELFRTWLSAAEASEATDPNAMALATVGPGGLPSVRIVLLKDLDARGFVFYTNLGSRKAHELAASARAALCFHWKTLARQVRVEGRVEPVSAAEADAYFATRPRESQLGAWASRQSEPMSAPDQLEQRLAEARERFGGSPVPRPPWWSGFRVRPERLEFWEQRPFRIHLRVEYLPDPEGGWRTRRIFP; encoded by the coding sequence ATGCACCCCGAGACGGATCCCCTGGAACTCTTCCGGACTTGGCTGTCGGCGGCTGAGGCCTCTGAGGCCACGGACCCCAATGCCATGGCCCTGGCCACCGTGGGACCCGGGGGACTCCCTTCGGTGCGGATCGTCCTCCTGAAGGACCTCGACGCCCGTGGCTTCGTCTTCTACACCAACCTCGGCAGCCGGAAGGCCCACGAGCTTGCGGCCAGCGCCCGGGCGGCGCTCTGCTTCCACTGGAAGACCCTCGCCCGCCAGGTCCGCGTCGAAGGCAGGGTGGAACCCGTGTCGGCGGCAGAGGCCGATGCCTACTTCGCCACCCGCCCCCGGGAATCCCAGCTGGGAGCCTGGGCCTCGCGCCAGTCTGAGCCCATGTCCGCCCCTGACCAGCTCGAACAGCGCCTGGCCGAGGCCCGGGAGCGCTTCGGTGGGTCCCCGGTGCCCCGCCCCCCCTGGTGGTCCGGGTTCCGGGTGCGCCCGGAGCGCCTGGAATTCTGGGAACAGCGCCCCTTCCGGATCCACCTCCGCGTCGAGTATCTCCCGGACCCGGAGGGAGGCTGGAGAACCCGCCGGATCTTTCCCTGA